In Acidobacteriota bacterium, the following proteins share a genomic window:
- a CDS encoding MarR family transcriptional regulator, which yields MKKQIVKIPASEAERALIRVMRVGDRLWRNSDERFSRWQMTDNHYNVLRILNGAGEPIPQVEIGRRMLSTRAIVTKLVDALEARKLVKRLACGDRRVNLVELTPEGAKFLQDTADEVIGFAEESLRPLTRKEQKTLYELLGKLLQE from the coding sequence GTGAAAAAGCAAATTGTTAAAATTCCCGCATCGGAAGCGGAACGGGCGCTCATCCGGGTGATGCGCGTCGGCGACAGGCTGTGGCGCAATTCCGACGAGCGGTTTTCGCGCTGGCAGATGACCGATAACCATTACAACGTCCTGAGAATCTTAAACGGCGCAGGCGAACCCATTCCGCAGGTGGAAATCGGGCGGCGCATGTTATCGACGCGGGCGATTGTCACCAAACTGGTTGACGCCCTCGAAGCCCGCAAACTGGTCAAGCGGCTTGCCTGTGGCGACCGCCGCGTCAATCTGGTGGAACTCACGCCGGAGGGCGCAAAATTTTTGCAGGACACGGCTGACGAAGTGATCGGCTTTGCCGAGGAGTCCCTCAGACCGCTTACCCGTAAAGAGCAAAAGACGCTTTACGAACTGCTTGGCAAACTCTTACAGGAATAA
- a CDS encoding aldo/keto reductase, which translates to MQYRKFGRTGWQVSEIGYGMWGMGGWTQSNDEESLAALQRAVDLGCNFFDAAWAYGEGKSEGFLGEIARANEDKKLYTATKIPPKNRRWPSRREFTLDDCFPPDYIEKYVHSSLENAKLPSFDLMQFHVWEDGWVADDRWFKTLDAIKRQGLINAIGISINRWEPENGIAAVRSRMIDAVQVIYNIFDQNPEDELFPACDEMDVAVIARVPFDEGTLTGTLTKESTWPEGDWRNLYFVPENLTASVERADALRPLIPEGMTMPEMALRFILHNKTVSTIIPGMRKIKNVEANIATSDGVELAPDLLAELRKHRWVRRPTSWSA; encoded by the coding sequence ATGCAATACCGAAAATTTGGTCGAACCGGTTGGCAGGTCAGCGAAATCGGTTACGGCATGTGGGGAATGGGCGGCTGGACTCAGTCGAACGATGAAGAATCGCTTGCCGCATTGCAACGCGCGGTCGATTTGGGCTGCAATTTTTTCGATGCCGCGTGGGCTTACGGTGAAGGCAAAAGCGAAGGGTTTCTTGGCGAAATCGCGCGCGCCAATGAGGATAAAAAGCTTTACACAGCAACCAAAATTCCGCCGAAAAATCGCCGCTGGCCCAGTCGCCGCGAATTCACTCTGGATGATTGTTTCCCGCCCGATTACATCGAAAAATATGTTCATAGCAGTTTAGAGAATGCCAAACTGCCAAGCTTTGACCTCATGCAATTTCACGTCTGGGAAGATGGTTGGGTAGCCGATGACCGCTGGTTTAAAACGCTTGATGCAATCAAACGGCAGGGACTCATCAATGCCATCGGCATCAGCATCAATCGCTGGGAGCCGGAAAACGGCATCGCGGCAGTGCGCAGCCGGATGATTGACGCGGTGCAGGTCATCTACAACATCTTTGACCAGAACCCCGAAGATGAACTGTTTCCGGCTTGCGACGAAATGGATGTCGCGGTGATTGCGCGTGTGCCGTTTGATGAAGGGACGCTCACGGGGACGCTGACGAAAGAGAGCACTTGGCCCGAAGGCGATTGGCGCAATCTCTATTTCGTGCCGGAAAATTTGACGGCGAGCGTCGAACGCGCCGACGCTCTGCGTCCGCTTATCCCTGAAGGCATGACCATGCCTGAGATGGCTTTGCGATTCATCCTCCACAATAAAACCGTGAGCACGATTATTCCCGGCATGCGCAAAATCAAAAATGTCGAAGCCAACATTGCCACAAGTGATGGCGTAGAGCTTGCGCCGGACTTGCTTGCAGAACTTCGCAAACATCGCTGGGTGCGCCGCCCGACAAGCTGGTCTGCGTGA
- a CDS encoding TonB family protein — MNKIAIILLFAFAFFISGNPQTAASQNEPGKTAQDSPALQEAHKLSAQAIKFYNAGKFDDAVPLAKRALELRKQALGDKDKLVADAYNNLGAIYKGKNAYRDAETAFKKALEIYEATLGKDSPQLLFTINHLAWMVYANGDSIGAEGLFKRSLTISEKAIGKESAVIQSLYNLAEFHQRTGRYESAVSYYKRAIEVLEKIAGPENKEIADVAEKCGCVLNISKKGAEAIAFYARARMIRGKGNASGSATAEGAKIGSNLGNLIAGKATYREEPIYPAAAKQARLSGSVIIEVTINEDGKVIQSRVLCGHDIFAWAAEEAARKWRFAPTLLSGNPVKVIGTITFNFNI; from the coding sequence ATGAATAAAATCGCAATCATTCTCCTTTTTGCCTTTGCGTTTTTCATCTCAGGCAATCCTCAAACAGCGGCTTCACAAAATGAACCGGGGAAAACCGCACAAGACTCACCCGCATTGCAGGAAGCGCACAAACTGAGCGCACAGGCAATCAAATTTTATAACGCAGGCAAATTTGATGACGCTGTCCCTTTAGCAAAACGCGCGCTTGAGTTGAGAAAACAGGCATTAGGAGATAAGGATAAACTGGTCGCTGATGCTTATAACAATCTCGGCGCAATTTACAAAGGCAAGAATGCTTACCGCGATGCGGAAACAGCGTTCAAAAAAGCGTTGGAGATTTACGAAGCGACCTTGGGCAAAGATAGCCCGCAACTCCTGTTTACGATTAACCATCTTGCCTGGATGGTTTATGCCAATGGAGACAGCATTGGGGCTGAAGGGCTTTTTAAGCGTTCGTTGACCATCAGCGAAAAAGCTATAGGGAAAGAGAGTGCCGTCATTCAATCGCTTTATAATTTGGCAGAGTTTCATCAACGAACCGGACGGTATGAATCCGCTGTCTCTTATTACAAACGCGCCATAGAGGTATTGGAGAAAATCGCCGGGCCTGAAAATAAAGAGATTGCCGATGTCGCAGAAAAATGCGGTTGTGTGTTGAATATCAGTAAAAAAGGAGCGGAAGCAATCGCGTTTTATGCGCGCGCCAGAATGATACGCGGGAAAGGCAACGCCAGCGGGTCAGCAACCGCTGAAGGAGCGAAGATAGGCAGTAATTTAGGTAATCTCATCGCCGGGAAAGCAACCTATCGGGAAGAACCAATATATCCGGCTGCGGCTAAACAGGCACGCCTTTCCGGTTCGGTCATTATTGAAGTAACCATCAACGAAGACGGAAAAGTGATTCAATCCCGTGTTCTCTGTGGGCATGATATATTTGCCTGGGCTGCTGAAGAAGCGGCTCGCAAATGGCGCTTTGCGCCGACCTTACTGAGCGGAAATCCTGTAAAGGTCATTGGCACGATAACTTTCAATTTTAATATCTAG
- a CDS encoding RDD family protein, translated as MSYGGGGYQGGGYPPQQGGGYPQGGGYPPPQGGYPPQGGGFPPPQQYGYGGGGGYGMQNADIGKRIFAVIIDGFLGGLMMLPGYILFFIAIAAGANGGRDMEGVAVIFMLLGYALIFVGAIGWALYQIYRLGRDGATLGKKWMKIKVLDQNGQPLGFGKAFLRELVKGFLGGICIILLLWPMWDPNKQGLWDKVSNSNVYNA; from the coding sequence ATGTCTTACGGCGGCGGCGGTTATCAGGGCGGCGGTTATCCACCACAGCAGGGCGGAGGCTATCCGCAAGGCGGCGGCTATCCACCACCACAGGGCGGTTATCCACCACAAGGCGGCGGCTTTCCCCCACCGCAACAATATGGCTACGGTGGCGGCGGCGGTTACGGTATGCAAAATGCGGACATTGGTAAACGCATCTTTGCGGTCATTATTGACGGGTTTCTCGGCGGGTTGATGATGCTTCCCGGATATATCCTTTTTTTCATCGCCATAGCCGCCGGAGCAAACGGCGGACGCGATATGGAAGGCGTGGCGGTCATTTTCATGTTGCTGGGTTATGCGTTGATCTTTGTCGGGGCAATCGGTTGGGCGCTGTATCAGATTTATCGACTGGGACGCGACGGCGCAACCTTGGGTAAAAAATGGATGAAGATTAAAGTTTTAGACCAGAACGGTCAACCGCTCGGTTTCGGCAAAGCGTTTTTACGCGAACTGGTGAAAGGTTTTCTCGGCGGCATCTGTATCATTCTTTTATTGTGGCCGATGTGGGACCCGAACAAACAAGGGTTATGGGATAAGGTCTCAAACTCGAACGTCTATAACGCTTAA
- a CDS encoding alkaline phosphatase family protein, with amino-acid sequence MYFSRFGSKFLFLALLSAMVIAILISSGSFKSTANIQTNEPASQGRIITPAGALILDMTTRLPAVGSLTVDFVRSPDEYGTDKKGRYLIAVNSGFGIQFNSATNRAQQSLAVIDLLAKPVPAVIQNVYFPVPQSVNVGIAFSSLPEIDGAYTLYASGGFENKIWIFKFKPNTANPITPTSHGPNTSITAQAIDVSGFTPEKPTPRYNDEHAPVYPTGIALSSDNNTLFVANNLDDSLGIVTNARAERKLSRIDLHRENQSENIYPYDVLALPARNAATAEKVYVSCWATGTVAVVDPNNPQKSVAHITVDRHPTAMIFNATKTRLYVVNSNADTVSVINTASDKEIERINVKLSEGEPIGASPESLALSADGETLYVANAHSNSVAVVALANASQGKGENQREKEKDERSKVRGFIPTGQYPSAVGVVSGMLFVGNGKGTGFKNSSLEVDNSGRVPNMANDRYPTSTDRRGRGGQYSVSLVAGNISLISEPDERKLVSYTQQVMRNNNLLGQRKTKLFAGASPIKHVIYIIKENRTYDQVFGDIEAAGNGQAADGEAALAIFGSGDAAQIHQSPYPNSSNTVQGSPKQNITPNHHALAMRFGLLDRFFVNAEASPDGHNWSTAAFSNDYVDKAYRWDYSGRGRTYDYEGFNRLPNYGPRRGTPPVFDKPIAADDLANYIRRYIPYLQGARDVGEPETLYLWDAVKKAGLTYRNYGEFIVTLSKADVDEVNQNRAKAYPDTTPTISTFPTKQSLEGNHSKTFRNFDMETPDAMTIDSYTSSITSNGRIDPVISRSNPYEPFRGSSRLGDWLEEFEQYVKDLQEGKGDHLPNFSMLRFSNDHTSGLTVGKPTPQFYVADNDYAIGRLVEAVSQSPYWKDTAIFVVEDDAQDGPDHVDAHRSPALVISAYNKPGVLVHDFHNTVSLIRTMEMLLGLEPMNLLDATATPIDIFRDTADMRPYRALLPEVSLNNLVVPPPVSTAMLEWVKRTGEQDLEHADMANPRVLNEIIWYSVRGANSPMPQISRLPAFDAMREGLLEDDDEEEANEEAREPRIASRAGKKFNR; translated from the coding sequence ATGTATTTTTCGCGTTTTGGCTCGAAATTTCTTTTCCTTGCGCTGCTCTCTGCAATGGTTATCGCTATCTTAATCTCAAGCGGTTCGTTCAAATCGACCGCCAATATTCAAACCAATGAACCGGCTTCGCAAGGCAGAATCATTACCCCGGCAGGCGCTTTGATTTTGGATATGACCACGCGCCTGCCTGCCGTCGGTTCGCTCACGGTTGATTTCGTTCGCAGTCCCGATGAATATGGCACGGATAAAAAAGGTCGCTATTTGATTGCCGTCAACAGCGGTTTCGGCATTCAATTCAACTCGGCAACCAATCGCGCTCAACAATCGCTGGCGGTCATTGATTTGCTTGCCAAACCCGTACCGGCAGTCATTCAAAATGTCTATTTCCCGGTGCCGCAAAGCGTCAATGTGGGCATCGCTTTTTCATCGCTACCGGAAATTGACGGCGCGTACACGCTCTACGCATCAGGCGGCTTTGAAAACAAAATCTGGATATTTAAATTCAAACCGAACACCGCCAATCCCATCACGCCAACTTCACACGGGCCGAATACCTCGATCACCGCACAGGCGATTGACGTGAGCGGCTTTACCCCCGAAAAACCGACGCCGCGTTATAACGATGAGCATGCGCCGGTTTATCCGACTGGCATTGCCCTCAGCTCCGATAACAACACCTTGTTTGTCGCCAACAACCTCGACGATTCGCTCGGCATCGTCACCAACGCGCGCGCCGAACGCAAACTCTCGCGCATCGATTTACACCGCGAAAATCAAAGCGAAAATATTTACCCTTATGACGTTCTCGCTTTGCCTGCGCGCAACGCCGCGACCGCCGAGAAAGTTTATGTATCGTGCTGGGCGACCGGAACCGTCGCCGTGGTTGACCCGAACAACCCGCAAAAAAGCGTCGCCCACATTACCGTTGATCGCCACCCGACGGCGATGATTTTCAATGCGACGAAGACGCGGCTTTATGTTGTCAATTCCAATGCTGACACCGTGTCGGTTATCAACACTGCAAGCGATAAAGAAATCGAACGCATCAATGTCAAACTTTCGGAAGGTGAGCCTATCGGCGCAAGCCCCGAAAGTTTAGCCCTCAGCGCCGACGGCGAAACCCTCTATGTCGCCAATGCCCATAGCAATTCCGTAGCCGTCGTGGCGCTTGCAAACGCCTCTCAGGGCAAAGGCGAAAACCAGCGGGAAAAAGAGAAAGATGAACGCAGCAAAGTTCGCGGCTTCATTCCCACAGGGCAATACCCTTCGGCAGTTGGGGTTGTCAGTGGAATGCTATTTGTCGGCAATGGCAAAGGCACAGGGTTTAAAAATTCTTCGCTTGAGGTAGACAATTCCGGTCGCGTTCCCAATATGGCGAACGACCGTTATCCGACCAGCACAGACCGCAGAGGACGCGGCGGTCAGTACAGTGTTTCACTGGTTGCCGGAAACATCAGCTTGATTAGCGAACCCGATGAACGCAAACTCGTCAGCTACACACAACAGGTGATGCGCAATAACAACCTGCTCGGACAACGTAAAACCAAACTCTTCGCGGGCGCGTCGCCGATTAAACACGTCATCTACATCATCAAAGAAAATCGCACCTACGACCAGGTATTTGGCGACATCGAAGCCGCAGGCAACGGACAAGCCGCTGATGGTGAAGCGGCGCTCGCCATTTTCGGTTCGGGCGACGCGGCGCAGATTCATCAAAGCCCTTATCCGAATTCCTCGAACACCGTTCAAGGTTCGCCGAAACAAAATATCACCCCCAATCATCACGCCCTCGCCATGCGCTTTGGACTCCTCGACCGTTTCTTCGTCAATGCCGAAGCGAGTCCCGACGGTCACAACTGGTCAACCGCAGCCTTCTCGAATGATTATGTTGATAAAGCCTATCGCTGGGATTATTCGGGACGCGGGCGCACCTATGATTATGAAGGTTTCAATCGGCTGCCGAATTATGGACCGCGCAGAGGCACGCCGCCGGTCTTTGATAAACCGATAGCCGCAGATGACCTGGCGAATTATATTCGGCGCTACATTCCTTATCTGCAAGGGGCGCGCGATGTCGGCGAACCGGAAACGCTTTATCTCTGGGACGCCGTGAAAAAAGCCGGACTCACCTATCGCAACTACGGCGAATTTATCGTCACCCTGTCGAAAGCCGATGTTGATGAAGTCAATCAAAATCGCGCCAAAGCTTACCCGGACACGACGCCGACGATTTCGACATTTCCGACGAAACAATCCCTCGAAGGCAATCACAGCAAGACCTTTCGCAATTTCGATATGGAAACGCCCGACGCCATGACCATTGATTCCTATACCTCGTCAATCACTTCAAACGGGCGCATCGACCCGGTGATTAGCCGCAGTAATCCTTACGAACCGTTTCGCGGTTCATCACGGTTGGGTGATTGGCTCGAAGAGTTTGAGCAATATGTCAAAGATTTGCAGGAAGGCAAAGGCGACCATTTGCCGAATTTTTCCATGCTCAGATTTTCCAACGACCACACCTCAGGGCTTACAGTGGGCAAACCGACGCCGCAGTTTTACGTAGCCGACAATGATTATGCCATCGGGCGACTGGTTGAAGCCGTATCGCAAAGTCCTTACTGGAAAGACACCGCGATTTTCGTGGTTGAAGACGACGCCCAGGATGGCCCAGACCATGTTGACGCGCATCGTTCACCGGCACTCGTCATCAGCGCCTATAACAAACCCGGCGTGCTCGTTCACGATTTTCATAATACCGTGAGTTTGATTCGCACGATGGAAATGCTGCTTGGGCTGGAGCCGATGAATTTACTCGATGCCACGGCGACACCGATTGATATTTTCCGCGACACTGCCGATATGCGCCCTTACAGAGCTTTGCTGCCGGAGGTATCGCTCAACAATCTGGTGGTGCCGCCGCCTGTAAGTACAGCGATGCTGGAGTGGGTGAAGCGCACCGGCGAACAAGACCTCGAACACGCAGATATGGCGAATCCCCGGGTGTTGAATGAAATCATCTGGTATTCGGTGCGCGGCGCGAATTCGCCTATGCCACAAATTTCAAGGCTTCCGGCATTTGACGCCATGCGCGAAGGTTTGCTCGAAGATGACGATGAGGAAGAAGCGAACGAGGAAGCGCGCGAACCGCGTATTGCCTCGCGCGCCGGCAAGAAATTCAATCGATAA
- a CDS encoding pirin family protein: MIQTIRANERFNATNDWLSAYWLFSFDFYYDPENTAFGPLRVFNHDTIQPDSGFGMHPHKNMEIVTYVLEGTLDHKDSTGGIGHISAGEVQRMTAGRGIYHSEFNSSKAQAVKLLQMWVLPSQTGLEPGYEQKKFSIEERTGRLLPIASGRSANGALSINQDVTFYVSRLNQGDAVAHALGDNRKAFLYVIEGEVSVNGEALHSGDQARITETANLDLQASGDSEIILIDLP, encoded by the coding sequence ATGATACAAACCATAAGAGCAAACGAACGATTTAATGCGACCAATGACTGGCTGTCGGCGTACTGGCTGTTCAGTTTCGATTTCTATTATGACCCCGAAAATACGGCTTTTGGCCCGTTGCGGGTATTCAATCACGACACCATTCAACCCGATTCCGGTTTCGGCATGCACCCGCACAAAAACATGGAAATCGTCACCTATGTTTTGGAAGGCACGCTTGACCACAAAGACAGCACCGGCGGCATCGGGCACATCAGCGCCGGCGAAGTGCAGCGCATGACGGCAGGACGCGGCATTTATCACTCGGAATTCAACTCATCGAAAGCGCAGGCGGTGAAACTCTTGCAGATGTGGGTGCTGCCCAGTCAAACCGGACTTGAACCGGGCTACGAGCAGAAAAAGTTTTCCATCGAGGAGCGTACCGGGCGTTTGCTGCCGATTGCTTCGGGCAGAAGCGCAAACGGCGCGCTCAGCATCAATCAGGATGTAACCTTTTATGTGTCGCGCCTCAATCAAGGCGATGCGGTCGCGCACGCGCTGGGCGACAATCGCAAAGCCTTTTTGTATGTCATTGAAGGTGAAGTTTCCGTCAATGGCGAAGCTCTGCATAGCGGCGACCAGGCGCGCATTACCGAAACCGCGAACCTCGATTTGCAGGCATCGGGTGACAGCGAAATCATCTTGATTGATTTGCCCTGA
- a CDS encoding AAA family ATPase translates to MQPEASPFTPGQPVPPEFFVGRVTEIERLRNMVRASIRGRFKVGFVTGERGIGKSSLVAFVRRLGELEDAIVGTHVFLGGATDLKDLARRTFDRILKESIDKAWYEKIKTLFGDHVRKVGLFGASIELNVSADDLDALVRDFVPSLRRLLQQLKGERKALLLIFDDINGLADSLEFANWLKSTVDQIATENQPFPVALFVVGLEERWQSLIKLQPSLARIFDVVEIKPWSDSETEKFYQDSFQKTAVVKLQDNALKMMVGYTGGFPVIAHEIGDAVWRVAEGKEITEDNASEGIAYAAEIIGRKFLEPQVLQALRSERYRSILRKLMDDPLFSSFQRSDIRKMLSPEENKVFGNFLNRMKKLGVIKTDNDAKQGSYRFTNQLYHFYFFMESMSRGEKQ, encoded by the coding sequence ATGCAGCCTGAAGCAAGTCCATTTACTCCCGGTCAACCTGTTCCTCCGGAATTTTTTGTCGGGCGGGTTACAGAAATAGAGCGGTTACGAAATATGGTTCGCGCTTCCATTCGTGGGCGGTTTAAGGTCGGATTCGTAACCGGCGAACGTGGTATTGGGAAAAGTTCGCTGGTCGCTTTTGTTCGTCGTCTGGGCGAGTTGGAGGATGCAATCGTTGGGACGCACGTCTTTTTAGGCGGGGCAACCGATTTGAAAGATCTGGCGCGACGTACTTTCGATAGGATATTGAAGGAAAGCATTGATAAGGCATGGTATGAAAAAATCAAAACTCTGTTTGGCGACCATGTACGCAAAGTTGGTCTATTTGGCGCATCAATCGAACTCAACGTAAGCGCGGACGACCTGGATGCGCTGGTGCGTGATTTTGTTCCGTCGTTGCGTCGTTTGCTGCAACAACTGAAAGGAGAGCGAAAAGCCTTGCTGTTGATTTTCGATGACATCAACGGCTTGGCAGATTCGTTAGAGTTCGCCAACTGGTTAAAAAGTACGGTTGATCAGATTGCCACCGAAAATCAGCCTTTCCCGGTTGCATTGTTCGTTGTCGGGCTTGAAGAAAGATGGCAAAGCCTGATCAAATTGCAACCCTCGCTTGCCAGGATCTTTGATGTCGTCGAAATCAAGCCTTGGAGTGATAGCGAAACCGAAAAGTTCTATCAGGATTCTTTTCAAAAAACTGCGGTTGTAAAATTGCAGGACAACGCCTTGAAAATGATGGTTGGTTATACCGGCGGCTTTCCGGTAATTGCCCATGAGATAGGCGATGCAGTTTGGCGCGTGGCCGAAGGCAAGGAGATAACTGAGGATAACGCTTCCGAAGGTATCGCTTATGCGGCTGAAATAATCGGCAGAAAATTTCTTGAGCCACAGGTTCTGCAAGCCTTACGCAGTGAACGCTATCGTTCCATACTTCGCAAACTGATGGATGACCCATTATTTTCTTCATTTCAACGCAGTGATATTCGCAAAATGTTATCTCCCGAAGAGAACAAAGTGTTTGGCAATTTTCTCAATCGAATGAAAAAACTTGGTGTAATAAAGACGGACAATGATGCCAAGCAAGGCAGCTATCGCTTTACCAATCAACTCTATCATTTTTACTTCTTTATGGAATCTATGAGCAGAGGTGAAAAACAATAG
- the hutI gene encoding imidazolonepropionase codes for MTDELLIYNAGQLVTLAGVARPRRKDEMGDLAIIENGAMLARDGIIVAIGKSEDLFNQVNSDAMRIDAKGAAVLPGFVDAHTHTVFAGTREDEYEMRAAGFTYQEIAARGGGIRSTVRKTRLASENELFELALPRVRRLLEHGTTTIETKSGYGLTLEDELKILRVIRRINQETPLECVPTFLGAHEIPDEYRSADDPAKSRETYIRLVIDEMLPRVVEEKLAEYCDVFCESHVFNIEETRRILLRAKAIGLGIRFHADQLTLSGGGLLAAELEAASADHLEWIDDAGIAALLRAKVAAVLLPGAVFNLGLTHYPPARKLIESGVAVVIATDFNPGSSPTPSMQMMLSIACTQMKMTPAEAITAATINAAYSLNRGARLGSLEIGKQADAVIFDCPNFRQIPYLFGINHAQVVVKKGRVVIDRREMAKC; via the coding sequence ATGACGGACGAACTTCTCATTTATAACGCCGGACAATTGGTCACCCTTGCAGGGGTCGCGCGCCCGCGCCGCAAAGATGAAATGGGCGACCTCGCGATTATTGAAAACGGCGCGATGCTGGCGCGTGACGGCATCATCGTGGCAATCGGCAAAAGCGAAGATTTATTCAATCAAGTAAACAGCGACGCGATGCGCATAGACGCAAAGGGCGCAGCCGTCTTGCCGGGTTTTGTCGATGCCCATACTCACACGGTTTTTGCCGGCACCCGCGAAGATGAATATGAAATGCGCGCCGCCGGGTTCACCTATCAGGAGATTGCCGCGCGTGGCGGCGGCATTCGTTCAACGGTTAGAAAAACCCGACTCGCCAGCGAAAATGAACTGTTCGAGTTGGCTTTGCCGCGCGTGCGCCGGTTGCTCGAACACGGCACCACCACGATTGAAACCAAGAGCGGTTACGGACTCACGCTTGAAGATGAATTGAAAATTTTGCGCGTCATTCGCCGGATAAATCAGGAGACGCCGCTTGAATGTGTGCCGACGTTTTTGGGGGCGCACGAAATCCCCGATGAGTATCGTAGCGCCGATGACCCCGCGAAATCCCGCGAAACCTATATTCGTTTAGTGATTGATGAGATGTTGCCGCGCGTCGTCGAAGAAAAACTCGCTGAGTATTGCGATGTGTTTTGTGAATCACACGTTTTTAATATTGAAGAGACGCGGCGCATACTGTTGCGGGCGAAAGCGATTGGACTGGGCATACGTTTTCATGCAGATCAGTTGACCTTGAGCGGCGGCGGCTTGCTTGCCGCCGAACTCGAAGCCGCCTCCGCTGATCATCTCGAATGGATAGATGATGCGGGGATTGCCGCATTGCTGCGGGCGAAAGTTGCGGCAGTCTTGCTTCCCGGCGCGGTCTTCAATCTGGGACTGACGCATTACCCGCCGGCGCGTAAATTGATTGAATCGGGTGTCGCGGTCGTTATTGCAACCGATTTCAACCCCGGCAGTTCGCCTACACCGTCGATGCAGATGATGCTGTCGATTGCCTGCACGCAAATGAAGATGACGCCTGCCGAAGCGATTACCGCGGCGACCATCAACGCCGCTTATAGTTTAAATCGCGGCGCGCGCCTCGGTTCACTCGAAATTGGCAAACAGGCTGACGCAGTGATTTTCGATTGCCCGAACTTCCGGCAGATACCTTATCTGTTTGGCATCAATCACGCGCAGGTGGTGGTGAAAAAAGGGCGCGTCGTGATTGACCGGCGCGAAATGGCGAAATGCTGA